One window of Desulfarculus baarsii DSM 2075 genomic DNA carries:
- the rpoB gene encoding DNA-directed RNA polymerase subunit beta gives MSQATETRTRVRKNFGKIAKIIDIPNLIDMQKQSYERFLQKDVAHAARRDVGLHAVFRSVFPIRDFSGTSSLEYVSYDFGEVKYDEEECLARGMTFEAPLKLTVRLVVYDIDKETDVQSIRDIKEQEIYFGTLPLMTDRGTFIVNGTERVVVSQLHRSPGIFFDHDRGRTHSSGKLLYSARIIPLRGSWIDLEFDPKDILYVRIDRRRKFPVTLLLKALGYSAQDLLDMMYVKDVFFIDGEQVKRKIQPEIMMGREATMEIQDPEGEKPLVKLGKKITRRAIKRLEELGLDRIPVREEDLLGRFAAVDFVDAGTGELICSLNQPITHEILLKLRAAGIDEVPTLFIDGQTRSSSFRDTLELDKVEDPDEAIIDIYRKLRPSNPPTLEVARTFFNNLFFSPEHYDLSAVGRLKVNLRLGLDVAEELRTLRREDIMEAVRQLIDLKDAEGPADDIDHLGNRRVRAVGELLENQYRIGLVRMERAIKERMSLQEIEALMPHDLINSKPVSAVVKEFFGTSQLSQFMDQTNPLSEVTHKRRLSALGPGGLTRERAGFEVRDVHNTHYGRICPIETPEGPNIGLIVSLSTYARVNDYGFIETPYRTAGDGRVHAETRFLSALEEADHPIAQANALLDDEGRFVNDLVSVRKEGEFMLLGPQEVHYMDVSPNQLVSVAASLVPFLENDDANRALMGSNMQRQAVPVLRTMAPLVGTGIEEVVARDSGVCVVAAADGVINDVDASRIVVRYDKPLTAQAHSQVKIYKLIKFQRSNQNTCISQKPIVVRGQRVVKGQILADGAAVDHGDLALGQNAMVAFMSWGGYNYEDSILISERIVKDDIFTSVHIEEFETVARDTKLGKEEITRDIPNVGEEALANLDESGIVRIGAEIKAGDILVGKITPKGETQLSPEEKLLRAIFGEKAGDVKDTSLRVPPGVEGIVIDAKVFSRKGIEKDERAQAIEDEEVSSLLKDESDEVRIIHRNAMDDIEAFLKGRVLAKPLKNDMGRVLIEAKKELTAADLKGVTLQQLRHLELAGVDEDVQSDFERIVDGYAEQIEMIRQAFENKIGKLRRGDELPPGVIKMVKVYVAMKRKLAVGDKMAGRHGNKGVVSRILPVEDMPHFADGTPVDIVLNPLGVPSRMNVGQVLETHLGWACAGLGRRVGQLAEAVAAAREQMEKEARLAALKDYLTQIYSPEELAKISQSGDEGLVRNALWLEDGLPIATPVFDGASEAEIRRLLELAGLPTTGQSVLIDGRTGEPFDRTVTVGAMYMLKLHHLVDDKIHARSIGPYSLVTQQPLGGKAQFGGQRLGEMEVWAMEAYGAAYSLQEFLTVKSDDVAGRTRMYEKIVKGENHLEAGLPESFNVLVKELQALCLDVELVEQNRETPYVLE, from the coding sequence ATGAGCCAGGCGACCGAGACCAGGACCCGCGTCCGCAAAAACTTCGGCAAGATCGCCAAAATCATCGACATCCCGAACCTCATCGATATGCAGAAGCAGAGCTACGAGCGCTTTCTGCAAAAGGACGTCGCTCACGCGGCGCGAAGGGATGTCGGCCTCCACGCCGTCTTCAGAAGTGTTTTTCCCATTCGTGATTTTTCCGGTACTTCGTCCCTGGAATACGTTTCTTACGATTTCGGCGAGGTCAAGTACGACGAAGAGGAGTGCCTGGCCCGCGGCATGACCTTCGAGGCGCCGCTCAAGCTCACCGTGCGCCTGGTGGTCTACGACATTGACAAGGAAACCGACGTTCAGTCCATCCGCGACATCAAGGAGCAGGAAATCTATTTCGGCACCTTGCCTCTGATGACCGATCGCGGCACCTTTATCGTCAACGGCACCGAACGCGTGGTGGTCAGCCAGCTCCACCGCAGCCCGGGCATTTTTTTCGATCATGACCGCGGCCGCACCCATTCCAGCGGCAAGCTGCTCTATTCGGCGCGCATCATCCCCCTGCGCGGCTCGTGGATCGACCTGGAGTTCGACCCCAAGGACATCCTCTACGTGCGCATCGACCGGCGGCGCAAGTTCCCGGTGACCCTGCTCCTGAAGGCCCTGGGCTACTCGGCCCAGGATCTGCTGGACATGATGTACGTCAAGGACGTCTTTTTCATCGACGGCGAACAGGTCAAGCGCAAGATCCAGCCCGAGATCATGATGGGCCGCGAGGCCACCATGGAGATCCAGGATCCCGAGGGCGAAAAGCCCCTGGTCAAGCTGGGCAAGAAGATCACCCGCCGGGCCATCAAACGCCTGGAGGAACTGGGCCTGGACCGCATCCCCGTGCGCGAGGAAGACCTGCTGGGCCGTTTCGCCGCCGTCGATTTCGTCGACGCCGGCACGGGCGAGCTGATCTGCTCGCTCAACCAGCCCATCACCCACGAGATTTTGCTCAAGCTGCGCGCCGCCGGCATCGACGAGGTTCCGACCCTGTTCATCGATGGCCAGACCCGTTCCAGCTCCTTCCGCGACACCCTCGAACTGGACAAGGTCGAAGACCCCGACGAGGCCATCATCGATATTTACCGCAAGCTGCGGCCGTCCAACCCGCCCACGCTGGAGGTGGCCCGCACGTTTTTCAACAACTTGTTCTTTTCGCCCGAGCACTACGACCTCTCGGCGGTGGGCCGCCTGAAGGTCAACCTGCGCCTGGGCCTGGACGTGGCCGAGGAACTGCGCACCCTGCGCCGTGAAGACATCATGGAGGCCGTGCGCCAGCTCATCGACCTCAAGGACGCCGAGGGTCCGGCCGACGACATCGACCACCTGGGCAACCGCCGCGTGCGCGCGGTGGGCGAGCTGTTGGAAAACCAATACCGCATCGGTTTGGTGCGCATGGAGCGGGCGATCAAGGAGCGCATGAGCCTCCAGGAGATCGAGGCCCTGATGCCCCACGACCTGATCAACTCCAAGCCCGTCTCGGCGGTGGTCAAGGAGTTTTTCGGCACCAGCCAGCTCAGCCAGTTCATGGACCAGACCAACCCTCTCTCCGAGGTCACCCACAAGCGCCGCCTGTCGGCCCTGGGGCCCGGCGGTCTGACCCGCGAGCGGGCCGGCTTCGAGGTGCGCGACGTCCACAACACCCACTACGGCCGCATCTGCCCCATCGAGACGCCCGAAGGCCCCAACATCGGCCTGATCGTCAGCCTCAGCACCTACGCCAGGGTCAACGACTACGGCTTCATCGAGACGCCCTATCGCACCGCCGGCGACGGCAGGGTCCACGCCGAGACCAGGTTCCTTTCGGCCCTGGAAGAGGCCGATCATCCCATCGCCCAGGCCAACGCGCTTTTGGATGACGAGGGCCGGTTCGTCAACGATCTGGTCAGCGTGCGCAAGGAAGGCGAGTTCATGCTGCTGGGGCCCCAAGAGGTCCACTACATGGACGTTTCGCCCAACCAGTTGGTCTCGGTGGCGGCGTCTTTGGTGCCGTTTTTGGAAAACGACGACGCCAACCGCGCCCTGATGGGCTCCAACATGCAGCGCCAGGCCGTGCCGGTGCTGCGCACCATGGCCCCGCTGGTGGGCACGGGCATCGAGGAAGTGGTGGCCCGCGACTCGGGCGTGTGCGTGGTCGCCGCCGCCGACGGCGTGATCAACGACGTCGACGCCAGCCGCATCGTGGTGCGCTACGACAAACCCCTGACGGCCCAGGCCCATTCGCAGGTCAAGATCTACAAGCTGATCAAGTTCCAGCGCAGCAACCAAAACACCTGCATCAGCCAGAAGCCCATCGTCGTGCGCGGCCAGCGGGTGGTCAAGGGCCAGATCCTGGCCGACGGCGCGGCCGTGGATCACGGCGACCTGGCCTTGGGCCAGAACGCCATGGTCGCCTTCATGAGCTGGGGCGGCTACAACTACGAGGACTCCATCCTCATCAGCGAGCGCATCGTCAAGGACGACATCTTCACCTCGGTGCACATCGAGGAGTTCGAGACGGTGGCCCGCGACACCAAGCTGGGCAAGGAAGAGATCACCCGCGACATCCCCAACGTCGGCGAGGAGGCCCTGGCCAACCTGGACGAGAGTGGCATCGTGCGCATCGGCGCCGAGATCAAGGCCGGCGACATCCTGGTGGGCAAGATCACCCCCAAGGGCGAAACCCAGCTCAGCCCCGAGGAAAAGCTGCTGCGGGCCATTTTTGGCGAGAAGGCCGGCGACGTCAAGGACACCTCCCTGCGCGTGCCGCCGGGCGTCGAGGGCATCGTCATCGACGCCAAGGTCTTCAGCCGCAAGGGCATCGAAAAAGACGAGCGCGCCCAGGCCATCGAGGACGAGGAGGTCTCCAGCCTGCTCAAGGACGAGTCCGACGAGGTGCGCATCATCCATCGCAACGCCATGGACGACATCGAGGCCTTCCTCAAGGGCCGCGTGCTGGCCAAGCCCCTGAAAAACGACATGGGCCGCGTGCTCATCGAGGCCAAGAAGGAGCTGACCGCCGCCGACCTCAAGGGCGTCACCCTCCAGCAGTTGCGTCACCTGGAGTTGGCCGGCGTCGACGAGGACGTGCAAAGCGACTTCGAGCGCATCGTTGACGGCTACGCCGAGCAGATCGAGATGATCCGCCAGGCCTTCGAGAACAAGATCGGCAAGCTGCGCCGCGGCGATGAACTGCCGCCGGGCGTGATCAAAATGGTCAAGGTATACGTGGCCATGAAGCGCAAGCTGGCCGTGGGCGACAAGATGGCCGGCCGCCACGGCAACAAGGGCGTGGTCAGCCGCATCCTGCCCGTGGAGGACATGCCCCACTTCGCCGACGGCACGCCGGTGGACATCGTGCTCAACCCCCTGGGCGTGCCCAGCCGCATGAACGTGGGCCAGGTGCTGGAGACGCACCTTGGCTGGGCCTGCGCCGGCCTGGGCCGACGCGTGGGTCAACTGGCCGAGGCCGTGGCCGCCGCCAGGGAACAGATGGAAAAAGAGGCCCGCTTGGCCGCGCTCAAGGACTATCTGACCCAGATTTACTCGCCCGAGGAACTGGCCAAGATATCGCAAAGCGGCGACGAGGGCCTGGTGCGCAACGCCCTGTGGCTCGAGGACGGCCTGCCCATCGCCACCCCGGTCTTCGACGGCGCCTCCGAGGCCGAAATCCGCCGCCTGCTGGAGCTGGCGGGCCTGCCCACCACCGGCCAGTCGGTGCTGATCGACGGCCGCACCGGCGAACCCTTCGACCGCACGGTCACGGTGGGGGCCATGTACATGCTAAAGCTGCACCACCTGGTCGACGACAAGATTCACGCCCGCAGCATCGGGCCCTACTCGCTGGTCACCCAGCAGCCCCTGGGCGGCAAGGCCCAGTTCGGCGGCCAGCGCCTGGGCGAGATGGAGGTCTGGGCCATGGAAGCCTATGGCGCGGCCTACTCGTTGCAAGAGTTCCTCACCGTCAAGAGCGACGACGTGGCCGGACGCACCAGGATGTACGAAAAGATCGTCAAGGGCGAAAACCACCTCGAGGCCGGCCTGCCCGAGAGCTTCAACGTGTTGGTCAAGGAGTTGCAAGCCCTTTGCCTGGACGTGGAGTTGGTGGAGCAAAACAGGGAGACCCCCTACGTGCTGGAGTAA
- the rpsL gene encoding 30S ribosomal protein S12 has translation MPTINQLVRNGRERQRAKNNTPALQKSPQKRGVCIRVYTTTPKKPNSALRKVARVRLTNGIEVTSYIPGEGHNLQEHSVVLIRGGRVKDLPGVRYHIIRGTLDAVGVDNRRQGRSKYGTKRPK, from the coding sequence TTGCCCACTATCAATCAGCTTGTGCGCAATGGGCGTGAACGTCAGCGCGCGAAAAACAACACACCGGCCTTGCAGAAATCCCCCCAAAAACGGGGCGTGTGCATCCGCGTCTACACCACCACCCCCAAGAAGCCCAACTCGGCTTTGCGTAAGGTGGCCAGGGTGCGTCTGACCAACGGCATCGAGGTGACCAGCTACATCCCCGGTGAAGGTCACAACCTGCAAGAGCACTCGGTGGTGTTGATCCGCGGCGGGCGCGTCAAGGACCTTCCCGGTGTGCGTTATCACATCATCCGTGGCACCTTGGACGCCGTGGGCGTGGATAACCGCCGCCAGGGCCGTTCGAAATACGGAACCAAACGCCCCAAATAA
- the rplJ gene encoding 50S ribosomal protein L10, which produces MNRSEKEALVQEMAERLGRARAVILTDFRGLKVEKMTELRAQLKEKGLDYKVVKNTLLRRATEGTSSAVLADGLEGPNGVAISYEDPVELAKVLKDFAKINDKLVLKGGMVEGKAIGADQIDALAKLPAKEQLLAMLLGTMNGVPRGFVTVLAQVIRGLLNALKAIEEQKAENAA; this is translated from the coding sequence GTGAACCGTAGCGAGAAAGAGGCCCTGGTCCAGGAAATGGCCGAACGCCTTGGTCGCGCTCGGGCCGTGATCCTGACCGACTTCCGTGGCCTGAAGGTCGAAAAGATGACCGAGCTGCGCGCGCAGCTCAAAGAAAAGGGCCTGGACTACAAAGTCGTCAAGAACACGTTGCTCCGACGGGCGACCGAGGGTACGTCCTCGGCGGTCCTGGCCGATGGCCTGGAAGGCCCAAACGGCGTGGCCATCAGCTACGAAGACCCGGTCGAGCTGGCCAAGGTGCTCAAGGACTTCGCCAAGATCAACGACAAGCTCGTCCTCAAGGGCGGCATGGTCGAAGGCAAAGCCATCGGGGCCGACCAGATCGACGCGCTGGCCAAACTGCCCGCCAAGGAGCAGTTGCTGGCGATGCTGTTGGGCACCATGAACGGCGTGCCCAGGGGCTTCGTCACCGTGCTGGCCCAGGTCATTCGTGGCCTTCTCAACGCCCTCAAGGCCATCGAGGAACAAAAGGCGGAGAACGCCGCCTAG
- the rpsG gene encoding 30S ribosomal protein S7, producing MPRRREVPKRVVLPDAKYHSREVAKFICKIMLDGKKSTAEQIIYTAMDTIRERTGEDPLRVFGKALDNVRPMIEVKSRRVGGSTYQVPVEIRSERRQSLAMRWLINYSRARGEKTMSLKLANELMDAAAGRGASVKKKEDTHRMAEANKAFAHYRW from the coding sequence ATGCCCAGGAGACGCGAAGTACCTAAACGAGTGGTGCTGCCCGATGCCAAGTACCACAGCCGCGAAGTGGCCAAGTTCATCTGCAAGATCATGCTCGATGGCAAGAAATCCACCGCCGAGCAGATCATCTACACGGCCATGGACACCATCCGCGAGCGCACCGGCGAAGACCCCCTGCGGGTGTTCGGCAAGGCCCTCGACAACGTGCGGCCGATGATCGAGGTCAAGAGTCGTCGCGTGGGCGGCTCCACCTATCAGGTGCCGGTGGAGATTCGTTCCGAGCGCCGGCAGTCGCTGGCCATGCGCTGGCTGATCAACTATTCCAGGGCCCGCGGCGAGAAGACCATGTCGCTCAAGCTGGCCAACGAACTGATGGACGCCGCCGCCGGCCGCGGGGCTTCCGTGAAAAAGAAAGAAGACACCCACCGCATGGCCGAGGCCAACAAAGCCTTCGCGCATTATCGCTGGTAG
- the rplL gene encoding 50S ribosomal protein L7/L12 has translation MADITKNDVIEFLKNMTVLELSELIKELEDVFGVSAAAPMAVAAAAPAAAEAVEEEKTEFDVILETAGDKKIQVIKVVRAITGLGLKEAKDLVDGAPKPVKEAVPKDEAESIKAQLEEAGAVVQVK, from the coding sequence ATGGCCGATATCACCAAGAACGACGTTATCGAGTTTCTCAAAAACATGACCGTGCTGGAGCTGTCCGAGCTGATTAAAGAGCTTGAGGATGTCTTCGGCGTCTCCGCCGCCGCGCCCATGGCCGTGGCCGCCGCCGCCCCGGCCGCCGCCGAGGCCGTCGAAGAGGAAAAGACCGAGTTCGACGTCATCCTCGAGACCGCCGGCGACAAGAAGATCCAGGTGATCAAGGTCGTGCGCGCCATCACCGGCCTGGGCCTGAAAGAGGCCAAGGATCTGGTCGACGGCGCTCCCAAGCCGGTCAAGGAAGCCGTGCCCAAGGACGAGGCCGAGAGCATCAAGGCCCAGCTCGAGGAAGCTGGCGCGGTCGTGCAAGTCAAGTAG
- the rplA gene encoding 50S ribosomal protein L1 — protein sequence MAKRGKQLVAARGKIDRSKRYGFEEGIQAALEAKFAKFDESVDVAVRLGVDPRHADQMIRSTVVLPHGTGKTVRVAVFAKGEKAQEARDAGADEVGAEDLLEKIQGGWLEFDRCVATPDMMAVVGKLGRVLGPRGLMPNTKTGTVTFDLAKAVKEIKAGKIEFRVEKGGIIHAPIGKASFGVEKLKENMEALLETLIRLKPTAAKGTYMKGIAVSTTMGPGVRLDVAEVKAISAKG from the coding sequence ATGGCCAAACGTGGAAAGCAACTTGTCGCCGCCCGCGGCAAGATTGATCGCAGCAAGCGCTACGGCTTCGAGGAAGGCATTCAGGCCGCCCTGGAAGCCAAATTCGCCAAGTTCGACGAGTCGGTGGACGTGGCCGTGCGCCTGGGCGTCGATCCCCGCCACGCCGATCAGATGATCCGCAGCACCGTTGTTCTGCCCCACGGCACCGGCAAGACCGTGCGCGTGGCCGTCTTCGCCAAGGGCGAAAAGGCCCAGGAAGCCAGGGACGCCGGGGCCGACGAAGTGGGCGCCGAGGATCTGCTCGAAAAGATTCAGGGCGGTTGGCTGGAGTTCGACCGCTGCGTGGCCACCCCGGACATGATGGCCGTGGTTGGCAAATTGGGCCGCGTGCTGGGCCCCCGGGGCTTGATGCCCAACACCAAGACCGGCACCGTCACCTTCGACCTGGCCAAGGCCGTCAAGGAGATCAAGGCCGGCAAGATCGAGTTCCGCGTCGAAAAGGGCGGCATCATCCACGCGCCCATCGGCAAGGCCAGCTTCGGCGTCGAGAAGCTCAAGGAAAACATGGAGGCCCTGCTGGAGACCTTGATCCGCCTCAAGCCGACGGCGGCCAAGGGCACCTACATGAAGGGCATCGCCGTTTCGACGACCATGGGCCCTGGCGTGCGGCTTGATGTCGCCGAGGTCAAGGCCATCTCGGCCAAGGGCTAG
- the rpoC gene encoding DNA-directed RNA polymerase subunit beta': MEDLYSYFAKPKDPLSFDAVKISLASPEKIRAWSFGEVKKPETINYRTFKPERDGLFCAKIFGPTKDYECNCGKYKRMKHRGVVCEKCGVEVIQSKVRRERMGHIDLATPVAHIWFMKSLPSKVGNLLDLTLKELEKVLYFESFVIIEGGSTGLARGTLVTEERLRQLRDEYGDDFQAGIGAEALQRMLSEIDLQTLYEELRAEMDATASEAKRKKLGKRLKVIDAFKESGNSPEWMIMDIVPVLPPDLRPLVPLDGGRFATSDLNDLYRRVINRNNRLRRLNELSAPEIIIRNEKRMLQEAVDVLFDNGRRGKTITGPNKRPLKSLSDMLKGKQGRFRQNLLGKRVDYSGRSVIVIGPDLRLHQCGLPKKMALELFKPFIYNRLEMKNLVTTIKGAKKLVERETPDVWDTLSEVVREYPIMLNRAPTLHRLGIQAFEPLLVEGKAIQLHPLVCQAYNADFDGDQMAVHVPLSIEAQIEARVLMMSTNNILSPANGEPIITPNQDIVLGLYYLTRERPLARGEGKIFADRGEVRMAYDAGEVDLHAAIIVRIDGQRVRTTVGRVVLSEILPEGMVFADLNRVMDKKSLKALVGQCYRQAGTKATVVLSDRLKDLGYKYATKSGLSICVADMTIPQRKPQIINEAMAEVQLIERQYKDGIITDAEKYNKAVDIWAKATEDVAAQMMVEIGKDKIVDAEGNETIIDSFNPIYMMADSGARGSKDQMKQLAGMRGLMAKPSGEIIETPITANFREGLTVLQYFISTHGARKGLADTALKTANSGYLTRRLVDVSQDAIVTEIDCGTIDGILVEALREGGEVIQHVGERVLGRTALRDVVDPLTGEVLIKANDEIDEAGVAKLEEAGIERVDIRSVITCESRRGVCAKCYGRDLAHAKPVDVGEAIGIIAAQSIGEPGTQLTMRTFHIGGAAARSAEQSRIESRFPGELRFINLIVVSHGEGRVVMNRNGEIALMGEGGRERERHKVPYGARLTFAEGDKVQAGDIIAHWDPYTSPILTDVDGVVKFGDILEGVTMTERLDPVTGRSTKVTVESKSAEMRPRISIKELGGGRTAKLPSGKGDARYLLPVGAIIMVSEGDEVRAGDVLARIPRETTKTKDITGGLPRVAELFEVRRPKECAVISEIDGAVTFGKQAKGKRKVVVTPDIGDPREYLIPKGKHVTVHEGDYVRAGEPLMDGAINPHDLLASRDVKELARYLVDEVQEVYRLQGVKINDKHIEVIVRQMLRRVRIIDSGETRYLIGEQVEKWRFDEENQRVLENGGRPAVAEPMLLGITKASLSTDSFISAASFQETTKVLTEAAIAGKVDDLRGLKENVIMGRLIPAGTGLGRYREMAIPHREPVSRFARMQRRPRIDDEPIIEFEYEDDSEIEEPMEDAGDEAAI, encoded by the coding sequence TTGGAAGACCTCTACAGCTATTTTGCAAAACCCAAGGATCCACTGTCTTTTGACGCGGTGAAGATTTCGCTGGCCAGTCCGGAAAAGATCAGGGCGTGGTCCTTTGGCGAGGTCAAAAAACCCGAGACCATCAACTACCGCACCTTCAAGCCCGAGCGCGACGGCCTGTTCTGCGCCAAGATCTTCGGCCCCACCAAGGACTACGAGTGCAACTGCGGCAAGTACAAGCGCATGAAGCACCGCGGCGTGGTCTGCGAAAAGTGCGGCGTAGAGGTGATCCAGTCCAAGGTGCGCCGCGAGCGCATGGGCCACATCGATCTGGCCACGCCGGTGGCCCATATCTGGTTCATGAAGTCGCTGCCTTCCAAGGTCGGCAACCTCCTGGACCTGACGCTCAAGGAACTGGAGAAGGTTCTCTATTTCGAGAGCTTCGTGATCATCGAGGGCGGCTCCACCGGCCTGGCCCGGGGCACGCTGGTCACCGAGGAGCGCCTGCGCCAGTTGCGCGACGAGTACGGCGACGACTTCCAAGCCGGCATCGGCGCCGAGGCCCTGCAACGCATGCTCTCCGAGATCGACCTGCAGACCCTCTACGAGGAGCTGCGCGCCGAAATGGACGCCACCGCCAGCGAGGCCAAGCGCAAAAAGCTGGGCAAGCGCCTGAAGGTCATCGACGCCTTCAAGGAGAGCGGCAACTCGCCCGAGTGGATGATCATGGACATCGTGCCGGTGCTGCCGCCGGACCTGCGGCCTCTGGTGCCCCTGGACGGCGGCCGTTTCGCCACCAGCGACTTGAATGATCTCTACCGCCGGGTGATCAACCGCAACAACCGCCTGCGCCGGCTCAACGAGCTCTCGGCCCCCGAGATCATCATCCGCAACGAAAAGCGCATGCTGCAAGAGGCCGTCGACGTCTTGTTCGACAACGGCCGCCGCGGCAAGACCATCACCGGCCCCAACAAGCGTCCGCTCAAGTCGCTCTCCGACATGCTCAAAGGCAAGCAGGGCCGTTTCCGCCAGAACCTGCTGGGCAAGCGCGTGGACTACTCGGGCCGTTCGGTCATCGTCATCGGCCCGGACCTGCGCCTGCACCAGTGCGGCCTGCCCAAGAAAATGGCCCTGGAGCTGTTCAAGCCCTTCATCTACAACCGCCTGGAGATGAAGAACCTGGTCACGACGATCAAGGGCGCCAAAAAGCTCGTCGAGCGCGAGACGCCCGACGTCTGGGACACCCTCAGCGAGGTGGTGCGCGAATATCCCATCATGCTCAACCGCGCGCCCACCCTGCACCGCCTGGGCATCCAGGCCTTCGAGCCGCTGTTGGTCGAGGGCAAGGCCATCCAGTTGCATCCGCTGGTCTGCCAGGCCTACAACGCCGACTTTGACGGCGACCAGATGGCCGTGCACGTGCCGCTTTCCATCGAGGCCCAGATCGAGGCCCGCGTGCTGATGATGAGCACCAACAACATCCTCAGCCCGGCCAACGGCGAGCCGATCATCACCCCCAACCAGGATATCGTCCTGGGGCTCTACTACCTCACCCGCGAGCGGCCCCTGGCCCGCGGCGAGGGCAAGATCTTCGCCGATCGCGGCGAGGTGCGCATGGCCTACGACGCCGGCGAGGTGGATCTGCACGCGGCCATCATCGTGCGCATCGACGGTCAGCGGGTCAGGACCACCGTGGGCCGGGTGGTGCTCAGCGAGATCCTGCCCGAGGGCATGGTTTTCGCCGACCTCAACCGGGTCATGGACAAAAAGAGCCTCAAGGCCCTGGTCGGTCAGTGCTATCGCCAGGCCGGCACCAAGGCCACGGTGGTGCTCTCCGACCGGCTCAAGGACCTGGGCTACAAGTACGCCACCAAGAGCGGCCTGAGCATCTGCGTGGCCGACATGACCATCCCCCAGCGCAAGCCCCAGATCATCAACGAGGCCATGGCCGAGGTCCAACTCATTGAGCGCCAGTACAAGGACGGCATCATCACCGACGCCGAAAAGTACAACAAGGCCGTCGACATCTGGGCCAAGGCCACCGAGGACGTGGCCGCCCAGATGATGGTGGAGATCGGCAAGGACAAGATCGTCGACGCCGAGGGCAACGAGACGATCATCGACAGCTTCAACCCCATCTACATGATGGCCGACTCGGGCGCCCGCGGCTCCAAGGACCAGATGAAGCAGTTGGCCGGCATGCGCGGCCTGATGGCCAAGCCCTCGGGCGAGATCATCGAGACGCCCATCACCGCCAACTTCCGCGAGGGCCTGACGGTCTTGCAGTACTTCATCTCGACCCACGGCGCGCGCAAGGGTCTGGCCGACACCGCCCTCAAGACGGCCAACAGCGGCTATTTGACCCGCCGCCTGGTCGACGTCAGCCAGGACGCCATCGTCACCGAGATCGACTGCGGCACCATCGACGGCATTTTGGTCGAAGCCCTGCGCGAGGGCGGCGAGGTGATCCAGCACGTTGGCGAGCGCGTGCTGGGCCGCACGGCCCTGCGCGACGTCGTCGACCCGCTGACGGGTGAGGTGCTGATCAAGGCCAACGACGAGATCGACGAGGCCGGCGTGGCCAAGCTCGAGGAAGCCGGCATCGAGCGGGTCGACATCCGCAGCGTCATCACCTGCGAATCGCGGCGCGGCGTCTGCGCCAAGTGCTACGGCCGCGATCTGGCCCACGCCAAGCCCGTGGACGTGGGCGAGGCCATCGGCATCATCGCCGCCCAGAGCATCGGCGAGCCGGGCACCCAGTTGACCATGCGCACCTTCCACATCGGCGGCGCGGCGGCCCGTAGCGCCGAGCAGTCGCGCATCGAGAGCCGTTTCCCCGGCGAGCTGCGCTTCATCAATCTGATCGTGGTCAGCCACGGCGAGGGCCGCGTGGTCATGAACCGCAACGGCGAGATCGCCCTGATGGGCGAGGGCGGCCGCGAGCGCGAGCGCCACAAGGTGCCCTACGGCGCGCGGTTGACTTTTGCCGAGGGCGACAAGGTCCAGGCCGGCGACATCATCGCCCACTGGGATCCCTACACCTCGCCGATTCTCACCGACGTCGACGGCGTGGTCAAGTTCGGCGACATCCTCGAGGGCGTGACCATGACCGAGCGCTTGGACCCGGTCACCGGCCGTTCGACCAAGGTCACCGTCGAGTCCAAGTCGGCCGAGATGCGCCCACGCATCTCCATCAAGGAACTGGGCGGCGGCCGCACGGCCAAGCTGCCTTCGGGCAAGGGCGACGCCCGCTACCTGCTGCCGGTGGGCGCGATCATCATGGTCTCCGAGGGCGACGAGGTGCGGGCCGGCGACGTTCTGGCGCGCATCCCCCGCGAGACAACCAAGACCAAGGACATCACCGGCGGCCTGCCCCGCGTGGCCGAGCTGTTCGAGGTGCGTCGGCCCAAGGAGTGCGCGGTCATCAGCGAGATCGACGGCGCGGTGACCTTCGGCAAGCAGGCCAAGGGCAAGCGCAAGGTGGTGGTCACCCCCGACATCGGCGACCCCCGCGAGTATCTGATCCCCAAGGGCAAGCACGTCACCGTCCACGAGGGTGACTACGTGCGGGCTGGCGAGCCGCTGATGGACGGCGCGATCAACCCCCACGACCTGCTGGCCAGCCGCGACGTCAAGGAACTGGCCCGCTACCTGGTCGACGAGGTGCAGGAGGTCTACCGCCTGCAGGGCGTCAAGATCAACGACAAGCACATCGAGGTGATCGTGCGCCAGATGCTCAGGCGCGTGCGCATCATCGACTCGGGCGAGACGCGCTACCTCATCGGCGAGCAGGTGGAAAAGTGGCGTTTTGACGAGGAAAACCAGCGCGTGCTGGAAAACGGCGGCCGCCCGGCCGTGGCCGAGCCGATGCTTTTGGGCATCACCAAGGCCAGCTTGTCCACCGACTCGTTCATTTCGGCGGCCAGCTTCCAGGAGACCACCAAGGTGCTCACCGAGGCGGCCATCGCCGGCAAGGTCGACGACCTGCGTGGCCTGAAGGAAAACGTGATCATGGGTCGGCTGATCCCGGCCGGCACCGGCCTGGGGCGTTACCGCGAGATGGCCATCCCCCATCGCGAGCCGGTGAGCCGTTTCGCCCGCATGCAGCGGCGGCCCAGGATCGACGACGAGCCGATCATCGAGTTCGAATACGAGGACGATTCCGAGATCGAGGAGCCCATGGAGGACGCCGGCGACGAGGCCGCCATCTAG